In Malus sylvestris chromosome 16, drMalSylv7.2, whole genome shotgun sequence, the following are encoded in one genomic region:
- the LOC126608356 gene encoding condensin-2 complex subunit H2-like, with the protein MTNARDEPGGSNSGGGGGGFHRVQAERDLESNWELDLAQKLEEYLLKICSGEIPTEAEGHVAINFAEAALLLQGSVQVYSRKVEYLYSLVLRALEFLSQKGQHEQSEGTSVRPEEGGSSHDVSDEENDMFWSLDDIAVEAKNCLDSPSGRDAPLNPFVKPPANLVVLEGDCLDTTGDFGELEAYLLATNDLYQDFILLDPCDAVAVNDYLSVDGVVKGKNSAYRVTSARKSHQTPRRSGGTAHRSSLHKGQDPNINQSPIIGCSFEANNCNIGPDPPACNDFDDGTQGFDMDDRYSEPRDLDDSDDDGNDPWKPLNPHEPGNLKVKPFRKVRASKSKGFNSTKHVSIITLFPPAKLHGTISPELTEMWQIRCHAEERQKGSQSPPLFEKLRESLVNGREESFDPFCNPLDGNEDTEYDNEIPNFGQPDADLPEFMDDVPRHSDMNEDSGPHFGNVEPFDDDPNPHASLEDLCRSHLDTLLASIAETEKQTELAARVSTWKQKVEYNLEEQESHPAFDIHDYGERILDRLSFEPDNENVLSFADVVKGQEKYDVARSFSALLQLVNNGDVELNRSGVDGESVCYTAANPFHVQLLRHDKRREQTGFRLSRKRVKSPLRKASRNVDNGNTGTEKSPSVKSSSKARKSTETSPQINGKLPVKVGNVGGKRCTPEAKRRRKSRFVGPVDLHSVE; encoded by the exons ATGACTAACGCCAGAGACGAACCGGGTGGAAGCAACAGCGGGGGCGGTGGAGGCGGATTTCATAGAGTGCAAGCAGAGCGTGACCTAGAATCCAATTGGGAACTCGATCTCGCACAAAAACTCGAAGAGTATTTGCTCAAGATTTGCTCCGGTGAAATACCCACTGAAGCAGAAGGCCATGTCGCTATTAATTTCGCAGAAG CTGCGCTGCTTCTTCAAGGTTCGGTCCAAGTGTATAGCCGGAAGGTGGAGTATCTGTACTCGTTGGTTTTGCGTGCTTTGGAGTTCCTTTCCCAAAAGGG GCAGCATGAACAATCCGAAGGAACATCTGTTCGACCTGAAGAAGGTGGGAGTTCCCATGATGTTTCTGATGAAGAAAATGATATGTTTTGGAGCTTAGATGACATTGCAG TGGAAGCAAAGAATTGCTTAGATAGTCCATCGGGAAGAGATGCTCCTCTGAATCCCTTTGTGAAGCCCCCAGCAAACCTAGTTGTGCTCGAAGGTGATTGCCTAGATACTACTGGTGATTTCGGAGAATTAGAGGCATATCTG CTGGCCACCAACGATCTATATCAGGATTTCATTTTATTAGATCCATGTGATGCTGTAGCAGTAAATGATTATTTGAGTGTGGATGGAGTTGTTAAAGGAAAAAATAGTGCTTATAGGGTCACCTCAGCACGAAAAAGTCATCAGACTCCCAGACGTTCAGGTGGAACTGCACATAGGTCATCTCTTCATAAGGGGCAGGATCCTAATATTAATCAATCTCCTATCATCGGTTGCAGTTTTGAGGCAAATAATTGTAATATTGGACCTGATCCTCCTGCCTgcaatgattttgatgatggtACTCAGGGATTTGATATGGATGATAGATATTCAGAGCCCAGGGACTTGGATGATTCAGATGATGATGGTAATGATCCATGGAAGCCACTGAATCCCCATGAACCTGGGAACTTGAAAGTGAAACCATTTAGGAAAG TCAGAGCTTCTAAAAGCAAAGGATTCAATTCTACTAAGCACGTCTCTATTATTACACTGTTTCCACCTGCAAAATTGCATGGTACTATTAGTCCAGAGCTCACAGAAATGTGGCAGATTCGATGTCATGCCGAGGAGAGACAAAAGGGGTCCCAATCTCCTCCATTATTTGAAAAG CTACGGGAATCACTTGTTAATGGAAGAGAAGAATCCTTTGATCCCTTTTGCAATCCTCTGGATGGAAATGAGGATACTGAATATGATAATGAGATCCCTAATTTTGGGCAACCAGATGCTGACTTACCAGAATTCATGGATGATGTACCACGGCACAGTGATATG AATGAGGACAGTGGTCCTCACTTTGGTAATGTTGAACCATTTGACGACGATCCAAATCCTCATGCAAGCCTGGAAGATTTGTGTCGCTCTCACTTG GACACTCTCCTTGCTAGCATAGCTGAAACCGAGAAACAAACTGAACTAGCTGCTCGCGTTTCAACATGGAAACAAAAAGTAGAGTACAACTTGGAAGAGCAA GAATCACACCCTGCTTTTGATATTCATGACTATGGAGAAAGAATTCTTGATAGACTATCCTTCGAACCAGACAATGAGAATGTCTTGTCATTTGCTGATGTTGTAAAAGGTCAGGAAAAGTATGATGTCGCTCGGAGTTTTTCTGCGCTCCTGCAACTG GTTAACAATGGAGACGTTGAGTTGAATAGGAGTGGGGTTGATGGTGAGTCCGTTTGTTACACAGCTGCGAATCCCTTCCATGTTCAGCTCCTTAGGCATGACAAGAGAAGAGAGCAAACTGGATTTCGGTTGTCCAGAAAGAGAGTTAAGTCTCCCTTGAGGAAAGCATCTCGAAATGTGGACAACGGCAACACAGGAACTGAGAAATCTCCTTCAGTCAAGTCATCTTCTAAGGCACGTAAATCAACAGAGACATCTCCTCAAATAAACGGCAAGTTACCTGTGAAAGTTGGAAATGTTGGTGGCAAACGGTGCACTCCTGAAGCCAAGCGGAGAAGAAAGTCTCGATTTGTTGGACCAGTTGACCTACATTCTGTAGAGTGA